From a region of the Mercurialis annua linkage group LG1-X, ddMerAnnu1.2, whole genome shotgun sequence genome:
- the LOC126669356 gene encoding zinc finger BED domain-containing protein RICESLEEPER 2-like, with translation MDNAGNNNTAIAAFKKKIISWGTNISKCQYLHMRCIAHVINLVVYDGLKEMNSSVKKIRYCIRYIRNNRSRLKQFKDLALEAKLGTKKSLCLDVATRWNSTYLILDTACLFKSVFNSYEEVNDNFRNDMVDNIPNILDWQTAKKFATYLSYFYITTLRISGCLYVTSNMHYLEICDLSIMLDEMMASEDGKKMREKFNKYWGDPLRMNKLIFYSHIFDPTSKLNDLLFSICNLFGKEHGSVLFDSVKFELNMLFDEYQSAYLSGLSGSGSGSFQFSSSQPEGLVSNHVSILSVPPAAKRHTSLMKAKFAEHNKEQAETGPMKSELETYLSEACVENDDAFDILKWWKLNCSRFPILSRMARDILAVPISTVASESAFSTSCRVLDCFRSSLTPKIVEALECTQDWLRAETSPLVVEECLDELEPFEQGYALYSTCQIEGVSWTLHEFHFGFDGGSK, from the exons ATGGATAATGCTGGAAATAACAATACTGCAATTGCtgcatttaagaaaaaaattatttcatggGGCACTAATATTTCTAAGTGTCAGTATTTGCATATGAGGTGTATTGCTCATGTAATTAATTTGGTAGTTTATGATGGATTGAAAGAAATGAATTCATCTGTAAAAAAGATTAGGTACTGCATAAGATATATAAGAAACAATCGATCTAGGCTTAAACAATTTAAAGATCTTGCTTTAGAGGCCAAACTTGGAACCAAAAAATCTCTTTGTCTTGATGTTGCTACCAGATGGAATTCCACCTATCTTATATTGGATACTGCTTGTTTATTCAAGTCTGTGTTTAATTCTTATGAGGAAGTAAATGATAATTTTAGGAATGACATGGTGGATAACATTCCTAACATTCTTGATTGGCAAACTGCAAAGAAGTTTGCCACTTACTTATCTTATTTTTACATCACTACTCTGCGGATATCTGGATGCTTATATGTTACCTCTAACATGCATTATTTGGAGATTTGTGATCTGTCTATTATGTTGGATGAAATGATGGCTAGTGAGGATGGTAAGAAAATGAGAGAAAAGTTTAACAAGTACTGGGGTGATCCTTTAAGAATGAACAAATTGATTTTCTACTCTCATATTTTTGATCCTACTTCTAAACTCAATGATCTTTTGTTTTCTATATGCAATCTATTTGGTAAGGAGCATGGTTCTGTGTTGTTTGATAGTGTTAAGTTTGAGCTGAATATGTTGTTTGATGAGTACCAAAGTGCATATTTGAGTGGGTTATCTGGAAGTGGAAGTGGAAGTTTTCAGTTCAGCTCCAGTCAACCTGAGGGGCTTGTTTCTAATCATGTGTCAATCCTATCTGTGCCTCCTGCTGCTAAGAGGCATACATCATTGATGAAAGCCAAATTTGCTGAGCACAATAAAGAGCAAGCAGAAACTGGGCCAATGAAATCTGAGCTGGAAACATATTTGAGTGAGGCATGTGTTGAGAATGATGATGCTTTTGATATATTAAAATGGTGGAAGCTCAATTGTTCAAGATTTCCAATCCTTTCAAGGATGGCTCGTGATATCCTTGCAGTCCCAATTTCTACAGTTGCTTCTGAATCTGCCTTCAGTACCTCATGCAGAGTGCTTGATTGTTTTAGGAGTTCTTTAACTCCAAAAATTGTGGAAGCTTTGGAGTGCACTCAGGATTGGCTCAGAGCAGAAACCAGCCCTCTTGTGGTTGAGGAATGTCTTGATGAGCTAGAACCTTTTGAGCAAGGTTATGCCCTCTACTct ACTTGCCAAATTGAGGGAGTCTCTTGGACTCTTCATGAATTCCATTTTGGTTTTGATGGTGGAAGCAAATGA